The following are encoded together in the Lactuca sativa cultivar Salinas chromosome 1, Lsat_Salinas_v11, whole genome shotgun sequence genome:
- the LOC111882450 gene encoding uncharacterized protein LOC111882450 isoform X1, with amino-acid sequence MGGNGVKSSDFYQVLGLEKGCTEAELKNAYKKLALRWHPDRCSAFGDSKHVEEAKKKFQDIQEAYSVLSNANKRFMYDVGVYDSDDDENGMADFLSEMAVMMSQNKPAENGEEAFQELKDLFEEMFESDIESLSSSSQTGSATSHSSLFSSCGESLSSNKRGSSEMSDTKVEDAQFEGFCIGTGGLPPGRFEERGKGRSNRRVCSRKGWR; translated from the exons ATGGGTGGAAATGGTGTAAAAAGTAGTGATTTTTATCAAGTTTTGGGATTAGAGAAGGGATGCACCGAAGCAGAGCTCAAGAACGCTTACAAGAAGCTTGCACTG AGGTGGCATCCAGATCGTTGTTCGGCGTTTGGTGATTCCAAGCACGTGGAAGAGGCAAAGAAGAAGTTCCAGGATATACAAGAAGCCTATTCTG TGCTTTCAAATGCCAACAAAAGATTCATGTACGATGTAGGAGTTTATGATAGTGATGATGACGAAAAT GGGATGGCTGATTTCTTGAGCGAAATGGCAGTGATGATGAGTCAAAACAAACCTGCG GAAAATGGGGAGGAGGCTTTTCAGGAACTAAAGGATTTGTTTGAGGAGATGTTTGAAAGTGATATCGAATCACTTAGTTCTTCTTCTCAAACAGGAAGTGCGACTTCTCATTCATCTTTGTTTTCAAGTTGTGGTGAAAGTTTGAGTTCTAACAAGCGAGGTTCCTCAGAGATGTCAGATACCAAGGTTGAAGATGCTCAGTTTGAAGGATTTTGCATAGGG ACAGGCGGGTTGCCACCGGGAAGGTTTGAGGAGAGAGGGAAGGGGAGGAGCAACAGAAGGGTGTGTTCAAGAAAGGGGTGGCGCTAG
- the LOC111882450 gene encoding uncharacterized protein LOC111882450 isoform X2 gives MGGNGVKSSDFYQVLGLEKGCTEAELKNAYKKLALRWHPDRCSAFGDSKHVEEAKKKFQDIQEAYSVLSNANKRFMYDVGVYDSDDDENGMADFLSEMAVMMSQNKPAENGEEAFQELKDLFEEMFESDIESLSSSSQTGSATSHSSLFSSCGESLSSNKRGSSEMSDTKVEDAQFEGFCIGAGCHREGLRREGRGGATEGCVQERGGAR, from the exons ATGGGTGGAAATGGTGTAAAAAGTAGTGATTTTTATCAAGTTTTGGGATTAGAGAAGGGATGCACCGAAGCAGAGCTCAAGAACGCTTACAAGAAGCTTGCACTG AGGTGGCATCCAGATCGTTGTTCGGCGTTTGGTGATTCCAAGCACGTGGAAGAGGCAAAGAAGAAGTTCCAGGATATACAAGAAGCCTATTCTG TGCTTTCAAATGCCAACAAAAGATTCATGTACGATGTAGGAGTTTATGATAGTGATGATGACGAAAAT GGGATGGCTGATTTCTTGAGCGAAATGGCAGTGATGATGAGTCAAAACAAACCTGCG GAAAATGGGGAGGAGGCTTTTCAGGAACTAAAGGATTTGTTTGAGGAGATGTTTGAAAGTGATATCGAATCACTTAGTTCTTCTTCTCAAACAGGAAGTGCGACTTCTCATTCATCTTTGTTTTCAAGTTGTGGTGAAAGTTTGAGTTCTAACAAGCGAGGTTCCTCAGAGATGTCAGATACCAAGGTTGAAGATGCTCAGTTTGAAGGATTTTGCATAGGG GCGGGTTGCCACCGGGAAGGTTTGAGGAGAGAGGGAAGGGGAGGAGCAACAGAAGGGTGTGTTCAAGAAAGGGGTGGCGCTAGATAG